ACCATCCGCTGCAAGCGCTGTGCGAAGTTATTCTTCGGTCGGATCCTGCGTACTTGTCCGACCCATCAAAATGTAAGTTTCCTGAAGTTGTGCTTGCTTTTTTGCGTAGAACGTCGTTTAATGTAGCTCGCTGATTGCCCTGTTAGGTCGTCTTCCTGTACGACATTCATACGTGCCCGGTATGCGTCGGAAAAGATCTGGAAGAGCTACCGATTGACCTGGCCACCTACACGAAGCTGGTACAGTTAACCCCGTTGCGTCGTTGATCGCGCAAGAATCTTAATCGTAGACCGATACGATGA
This sequence is a window from Anopheles darlingi chromosome 3, idAnoDarlMG_H_01, whole genome shotgun sequence. Protein-coding genes within it:
- the LOC125954397 gene encoding uncharacterized protein CG13380; this translates as MGQKSNPKTVKQSLTMRFAAIANKPPVYTEEDRKAELLRLAECICKREKTTIRCKRCAKLFFGRILRTCPTHQNVVFLYDIHTCPVCVGKDLEELPIDLATYTKLVQLTPLRR